A stretch of Channa argus isolate prfri chromosome 16, Channa argus male v1.0, whole genome shotgun sequence DNA encodes these proteins:
- the calm1a gene encoding calmodulin-1a has translation MADQLTEEQIAEFKEAFSLFDKDGDGTITTKELGTVMRSLGQNPTEAELQDMINEVDADGNGTIDFPEFLTMMARKMKDTDSEEEIREAFRVFDKDGNGYISAAELRHVMTNLGEKLTDEEVDEMIREADIDGDGQVNYEEFVQMMTAK, from the exons GCTGACCAACTAACAGAAGAGCAGATTGCAG AGTTCAAGGAggccttttctctctttgataAGGATGGAGATGGGACCATTACCACAAAGGAACTAGGCACTGTCATGAGGTCACTGGGTCAAAACCCAACTGAGGCTGAGCTCCAGGACATGATCAATGAGGTGGATGCAGATG GCAACGGGACCATTGATTTCCCTGAGTTCCTGACAATGATGGCAAGGAAGATGAAGGACacagacagtgaggaggagATCAGGGAGGCATTCAGGGTCTTTGATAAG GATGGCAACGGTTACATTAGTGCAGCTGAGCTGCGCCATGTGATGACTAACCTGGGAGAGAAGCTGACAGATGAGGAAGTAGATGAGATGATCAGAGAAGCCGATATTGATGGAGATGGAcaggtcaactatgaag AATTTGTTCAGATGATGACCGCCAAATGA